From a single Anaerolineaceae bacterium oral taxon 439 genomic region:
- a CDS encoding F0F1 ATP synthase subunit alpha, translating into MATVDFQNITNEIFQKVQSFEPSYEIADIGIVSEVGEGIARVRGLDNVGSQELVEFETGAVGIAFTLEQGHVGVIILGNYLSIKPGMVVKQLNRIASVPVGVRFLGRVINPLGEPIDGKGSIQSEAFYPIERPAPEINQRANVDTPLQTGIKAIDAMIPIGRGQRELIIGDRQTGKTAIAIDTILNQRDSGVKCIYVAIGQKKSSIAQIIARLTEHNALAHTIIIVAGADDNAAMQYIAPYAGCAMSEYFMDQGEDVLVIYDDLTKHAWAYRQLSLLLRRPPGREAYPGDLFYLHSRLLERSARMAKEYVFVPASFAEKTAERSDAVDGAVYRGPMARKEIEAAYEAMTDREALKIAPVSRTGGSSTAFPIIETQLGDVSAFVPTNVISITDGQIYLEAGLFNAGIRPAINVGISVSRVGGSAQSPAIRSVAGSLRLDMAAYHEISSFSQYGSDIDPLTKKQLDRGERLQELLKQPQYAPYSLGDEYMVLFAGLNGYLANVPVRRVLDWSRQFLTFMHTSYSSIGYRISATGKVDDVLKNRLVTALSQFEMIYK; encoded by the coding sequence ATGGCAACTGTTGATTTCCAGAATATAACGAACGAAATCTTTCAAAAGGTTCAATCGTTCGAACCCAGCTATGAGATCGCCGATATCGGGATCGTCAGCGAAGTCGGCGAAGGGATCGCGCGCGTTCGCGGCTTAGATAACGTCGGGAGCCAGGAGCTCGTCGAGTTTGAAACCGGAGCGGTCGGGATCGCGTTTACGCTGGAGCAGGGGCACGTCGGCGTCATTATTTTGGGGAACTATTTGTCAATTAAGCCCGGGATGGTCGTCAAGCAGCTGAACCGGATCGCGTCGGTTCCGGTCGGCGTGCGCTTCCTCGGTCGGGTTATTAATCCGCTTGGCGAGCCGATCGACGGGAAAGGCTCGATTCAGTCGGAAGCGTTTTATCCGATCGAGCGTCCCGCCCCCGAAATTAATCAGCGGGCGAACGTCGATACCCCGCTTCAGACTGGAATTAAAGCGATCGACGCGATGATCCCGATTGGCCGGGGCCAGCGCGAGCTGATTATCGGCGATCGCCAGACGGGAAAGACGGCGATCGCGATCGATACGATCCTGAATCAACGTGATTCCGGCGTGAAATGCATTTACGTTGCTATCGGACAGAAGAAGTCTTCGATCGCGCAGATTATCGCCAGGCTGACCGAGCATAACGCGCTGGCGCATACGATTATTATCGTCGCCGGCGCGGACGACAACGCCGCGATGCAGTATATTGCGCCGTACGCGGGCTGCGCGATGAGCGAATATTTCATGGATCAGGGCGAGGACGTTCTGGTGATCTATGACGATCTGACGAAGCATGCCTGGGCGTACCGTCAGCTGTCGCTCCTTCTCCGCCGTCCGCCCGGGCGCGAGGCTTATCCGGGCGATCTCTTCTATCTTCATTCCCGCCTGCTCGAACGGTCGGCGAGAATGGCGAAGGAGTACGTTTTCGTCCCGGCTTCGTTCGCAGAAAAAACGGCGGAACGGAGCGACGCGGTCGACGGCGCCGTCTATCGCGGACCAATGGCTCGGAAGGAGATCGAGGCGGCGTACGAAGCCATGACGGATCGGGAGGCGCTGAAAATCGCGCCGGTCAGCCGGACCGGCGGAAGCTCGACCGCGTTCCCGATTATTGAAACGCAGCTCGGCGACGTCTCGGCGTTCGTTCCAACGAACGTTATTTCGATTACCGACGGGCAGATTTATCTCGAAGCGGGGCTTTTCAACGCCGGGATCCGGCCGGCGATTAACGTTGGGATTTCGGTTTCCCGGGTCGGCGGCTCGGCCCAGAGTCCGGCGATCCGCAGCGTTGCCGGAAGCTTGAGGCTGGACATGGCGGCTTATCATGAAATTTCGTCGTTTTCGCAGTACGGCTCGGATATTGATCCGCTGACGAAGAAGCAGCTGGATCGCGGCGAACGGCTCCAGGAGCTCCTGAAGCAGCCGCAGTATGCGCCGTATTCGCTGGGCGACGAGTATATGGTTCTGTTCGCCGGGCTGAACGGATATCTGGCGAACGTTCCGGTCCGGCGGGTTCTGGACTGGTCGCGGCAGTTCCTTACCTTCATGCATACGTCGTATTCCTCGATCGGGTACCGGATTTCCGCGACCGGAAAGGTGGACGACGTTTTGAAGAACCGGCTGGTAACCGCGTTGTCGCAGTTCGAAATGATCTACAAATAG
- a CDS encoding ATP synthase F1 subunit gamma, producing MSSLAAIKERIQSVEGIGQLTRALQAVSSSQVRQFRLLAEETNPYIGMIREVIGDVYNEREFYDEFPALSDPDDSLPVLIIFVSADRGLAGGYPANVFQALTQLERQIPKPKKYVSVGKRGREMLLRRKRDLVADFSQLSSAHSFYDVSTLAEMVSRAFQAREYGEVYLVYTEYVSMGKLTPRSKRLLPLMDLLKEGGEAGAEKAKEARGGCIFDGDPQEFVFSMMRRCIRMTLFNAFVSAKACEHTARMLAMNQATENTKKLLGDLTLEFNNVRQQSITNSILDIVTGSSAMMKD from the coding sequence ATGTCATCGTTAGCGGCGATTAAGGAACGGATTCAATCGGTTGAAGGCATCGGGCAGCTGACCCGGGCGCTTCAGGCGGTTTCTTCCAGTCAGGTCCGCCAGTTCCGCCTTTTAGCCGAGGAAACGAATCCTTATATTGGGATGATCCGCGAGGTCATCGGCGACGTCTATAACGAACGCGAGTTTTACGATGAATTTCCGGCGTTGAGCGATCCGGACGATTCGCTTCCGGTATTGATCATTTTCGTCAGCGCGGATCGCGGTTTAGCCGGAGGATATCCGGCGAACGTTTTCCAGGCGTTGACGCAGCTCGAACGGCAGATCCCGAAGCCGAAAAAGTATGTTTCGGTCGGGAAACGGGGACGGGAGATGCTGCTTCGGCGGAAGCGCGACCTGGTCGCTGACTTCAGCCAGCTTTCCAGCGCGCATAGCTTCTACGATGTATCGACGCTGGCGGAGATGGTCTCCCGCGCGTTTCAGGCGCGCGAATACGGTGAAGTCTACCTAGTATATACCGAGTATGTGTCGATGGGGAAGCTGACCCCGCGCTCGAAACGGCTGCTGCCGCTGATGGACCTGTTGAAAGAGGGCGGCGAGGCGGGAGCGGAGAAAGCGAAGGAGGCGCGCGGCGGATGTATTTTTGACGGCGATCCGCAGGAATTCGTTTTTTCGATGATGCGCCGCTGTATCCGGATGACGCTGTTCAACGCGTTTGTTTCGGCGAAAGCCTGCGAGCATACGGCGCGCATGCTGGCGATGAACCAGGCGACGGAAAATACGAAGAAGCTATTGGGCGATCTGACGTTGGAGTTTAATAACGTGCGTCAGCAATCCATCACGAACAGTATTTTAGATATCGTGACCGGGTCGAGCGCGATGATGAAGGACTGA
- a CDS encoding F0F1 ATP synthase subunit beta — protein sequence MKKATGEIVQVNGSVIDVRFPQEDLPAIYEALEILRPDQDFLTIEVEILLDHSVARCIAMGVTDGLRRGMAVRRTGYPIMVPVGNDSLGRIMNVLGRPVDGKGSIRSEMYYPLHHMGPDFSHQSTRVEVLETGIKAIDLVAPFTKGGKTGIFGGAGVGKTVIIMELIRNIAQVHHGLSVFAGVGERTREGTELYQEMTESGVLKDTVMVFGQMNEPPGVRLRVALTALANAEFFRNQGLDILLFIDNIFRFSLAGAEVSALLGNLPSAVGYQPTLANEMGELQERITSTTLGSITSMQAVYVPADDYSDPAPVTTFTHLDATIALERSIAQKGIYPAVDPLASTSRILDPNIVGEKHYRVAREVQRVLQHYRDLQDIIAILGIDEISEADRLTVNRARKIEHFFSQPMFVAERYTGFSGRYIKLEDTIEGFRAILDGEADDLPEQAFHMVGTVAEAREKAAKMKMEAAG from the coding sequence ATGAAAAAAGCGACGGGAGAAATCGTTCAGGTCAACGGGAGCGTGATCGACGTCCGATTTCCACAGGAAGACTTGCCGGCGATTTACGAGGCATTGGAGATTCTTCGCCCGGATCAGGATTTCCTGACGATCGAAGTTGAAATCCTGCTGGATCATTCGGTTGCCCGCTGTATTGCGATGGGCGTAACGGACGGATTGAGGCGCGGGATGGCGGTTCGCCGGACCGGTTACCCAATTATGGTTCCGGTTGGGAACGATTCGCTGGGGCGGATCATGAACGTTTTAGGGCGGCCTGTCGACGGAAAGGGCAGCATCCGTTCGGAAATGTACTACCCGCTGCATCACATGGGGCCGGATTTCAGCCACCAGTCGACGCGAGTCGAGGTTCTCGAAACCGGGATCAAGGCGATCGACCTGGTCGCGCCGTTTACCAAGGGCGGGAAAACGGGAATTTTCGGCGGAGCGGGCGTCGGGAAGACGGTGATTATCATGGAGCTGATCCGGAATATCGCGCAGGTTCATCACGGCCTGTCGGTTTTCGCCGGCGTCGGCGAGCGGACGCGCGAAGGAACGGAGCTGTATCAGGAGATGACCGAGTCGGGCGTGCTGAAGGATACGGTCATGGTTTTTGGTCAGATGAACGAGCCGCCGGGCGTGCGGCTGCGCGTCGCGCTGACGGCGCTCGCGAACGCGGAGTTCTTCCGGAATCAGGGGCTGGATATCCTCCTTTTCATCGATAATATTTTTCGTTTCTCGCTCGCCGGGGCGGAGGTTTCTGCGCTGTTGGGGAACCTTCCGTCGGCAGTCGGGTATCAGCCGACGCTGGCGAATGAAATGGGCGAGCTTCAGGAGCGGATTACGTCGACGACGCTGGGCTCGATTACGTCGATGCAGGCCGTGTACGTTCCGGCGGACGATTATTCCGATCCGGCGCCGGTCACAACATTTACACATCTGGACGCGACGATCGCGCTCGAGCGTTCGATCGCGCAGAAAGGTATTTATCCGGCGGTCGACCCGCTGGCCTCGACGTCGCGGATTCTCGATCCGAATATCGTCGGCGAGAAACATTATCGCGTCGCGCGCGAGGTTCAGCGCGTTCTCCAGCATTATCGCGATCTTCAGGATATTATCGCGATTTTGGGGATCGACGAAATTTCCGAGGCGGACCGGCTGACGGTCAACCGCGCCCGCAAGATCGAGCATTTCTTTTCCCAGCCGATGTTCGTTGCGGAACGATATACCGGGTTTTCCGGACGCTATATCAAGCTTGAGGATACGATCGAAGGCTTCCGGGCGATTCTGGACGGCGAAGCCGACGACCTTCCGGAGCAGGCGTTTCATATGGTCGGGACAGTTGCGGAAGCGCGTGAGAAGGCTGCTAAGATGAAAATGGAAGCTGCGGGATGA
- a CDS encoding ATP synthase F1 subunit epsilon, giving the protein MSLFVRIYSRYHVVFEGEADFASIPTRMGEVGILENHIRMYSKLENGIIRLRNGSNEQEFTCTGGIMEVLPKEIRILVDSAENVEMIDEARAAEAVRRAETAMKEAREQKDDSEFARAYLLLKKSRLRVSAAKRRSALRSGFSGDHTGK; this is encoded by the coding sequence ATGAGCCTGTTCGTTCGGATTTATTCGCGTTACCATGTCGTTTTCGAAGGGGAAGCGGATTTCGCTTCGATTCCGACGCGCATGGGCGAAGTTGGGATCCTCGAAAATCATATTCGGATGTATTCGAAATTGGAGAATGGAATTATCCGGCTTCGGAACGGCTCCAACGAACAGGAGTTCACCTGTACCGGCGGGATCATGGAGGTCCTTCCGAAGGAGATTCGAATTCTGGTCGACTCGGCTGAGAATGTCGAGATGATCGACGAAGCGCGCGCGGCGGAAGCGGTTCGCCGCGCGGAAACGGCGATGAAAGAAGCGCGGGAACAGAAGGACGACTCTGAATTTGCCCGTGCGTATCTCTTACTTAAGAAATCGCGGCTCCGCGTCAGCGCGGCGAAACGGCGATCGGCGCTCCGATCCGGATTTTCAGGCGATCATACCGGAAAGTAA
- a CDS encoding rod shape-determining protein: MAFLSRELGIDLGTMNLVIIEGRQLLLQEPTIAAIIIEELKMVEWGQAAKDMLGRVPDSIEVVQPLRNGVIAEYEITENLLRFAIQKVCGTMLVFRPRILITIPCGITSVERRAVHEVGLGTSSREVFLMEQPLAAAIGVDLPISTPSGNMIICLGGGLTQAAVLAMNSVVTSETSQVAGLRLDEAIQGYVRKKYGIIIGQPTAEQIKIRIGSAVQVEQPQSMEIQGQDQVTGLPKPVLLTTDDVVDALHDPLEEIAGTARKVLEKTPPELISDIIDRGVALCGGTSLLRGIDKYLTKTLGIPAYMVDEPTICTALGASRAISMREVYRRSIIQG; this comes from the coding sequence ATGGCATTTCTATCACGTGAATTAGGGATCGATTTAGGAACGATGAACCTTGTTATCATCGAAGGGCGTCAGCTGTTGCTGCAGGAGCCGACAATCGCGGCGATTATTATTGAAGAATTGAAAATGGTCGAATGGGGCCAGGCGGCGAAAGACATGCTGGGACGCGTTCCGGACAGTATCGAGGTCGTTCAGCCGCTCCGGAACGGCGTTATCGCCGAATATGAAATTACCGAAAACCTGCTCCGGTTCGCGATTCAGAAGGTCTGCGGGACGATGCTCGTGTTCCGGCCGCGGATCCTGATTACGATCCCCTGCGGGATTACCAGCGTCGAACGCCGCGCGGTGCATGAAGTTGGACTGGGAACGAGCAGCCGCGAAGTATTTCTCATGGAACAGCCGTTGGCCGCGGCGATCGGGGTCGATCTTCCGATTTCGACGCCGTCGGGGAACATGATTATTTGTCTGGGCGGCGGACTGACCCAGGCGGCGGTCCTGGCGATGAACAGCGTCGTCACGTCCGAAACGAGTCAGGTCGCCGGCCTCCGGCTTGACGAGGCGATTCAGGGGTACGTCCGGAAGAAGTATGGGATTATTATCGGCCAGCCGACCGCGGAGCAGATTAAAATTCGAATTGGCTCCGCCGTGCAGGTCGAGCAGCCGCAATCGATGGAAATTCAGGGGCAGGACCAGGTAACCGGCCTGCCGAAACCGGTGCTGCTGACGACGGACGACGTGGTCGACGCGCTGCATGATCCGCTGGAGGAGATTGCCGGCACGGCGCGGAAGGTCCTCGAGAAGACGCCGCCGGAGCTGATTTCGGATATTATTGACCGCGGCGTCGCGCTTTGCGGCGGGACGAGCCTGCTGCGCGGGATCGATAAGTACCTGACGAAGACGCTGGGAATCCCGGCGTATATGGTCGACGAACCGACGATCTGCACTGCGTTAGGCGCGTCCAGGGCGATTTCGATGCGCGAAGTGTATCGGCGATCGATTATTCAGGGTTAA
- a CDS encoding redox-sensing transcriptional repressor Rex — protein sequence MPKNERIASDIVISRLPYYLRTLKQLQATRNTIISKELAEIFGYTAPQVRKDLSQFGEFGKQGKGYDIDYLIRQLEEILQVDRTWEMVLIGFGNVGHGVLNYYNTPDSGFRIVSVFDIDPNLIGREVHGVPIRSMDEAEAFIRKYEIRLALLAVPGSEAQSVANQMIEYGVRGILTYAPQNLVVPQDVQVRYIDPISALQHMTFYL from the coding sequence ATGCCAAAAAACGAACGAATCGCCTCCGACATCGTGATCAGCCGTCTTCCGTATTACCTCCGGACGCTCAAGCAGCTTCAGGCGACGCGAAACACGATTATTTCCAAAGAATTAGCCGAAATCTTCGGATACACCGCGCCGCAGGTCCGAAAGGACCTTTCCCAATTCGGCGAATTCGGGAAACAGGGGAAAGGCTATGATATCGATTACCTGATCCGGCAGCTTGAAGAAATCCTGCAGGTCGACCGGACATGGGAAATGGTTCTGATTGGCTTCGGGAACGTCGGCCATGGCGTCCTGAACTATTACAATACGCCGGATTCTGGATTCCGGATCGTATCGGTCTTCGATATTGATCCGAACCTGATCGGAAGAGAAGTTCATGGCGTTCCGATCCGTTCGATGGATGAGGCCGAGGCGTTTATCCGTAAATACGAAATCCGCCTCGCCCTTCTCGCCGTTCCCGGAAGCGAAGCGCAGTCCGTCGCCAACCAGATGATCGAATATGGCGTCCGCGGAATCTTAACCTACGCGCCGCAGAATCTCGTCGTTCCCCAGGACGTCCAGGTCCGGTATATCGATCCGATTAGCGCGCTGCAGCACATGACGTTCTACCTTTAG
- a CDS encoding zinc metallopeptidase produces MQTYFLFVIIPMILGLWAQSRIRSAYSKYSAVPTQYGMSGAQAARKMLDQAGLQNVQIERVEGTLTDHYDPTKRVLRLSQGVYDSASVASVGVACHEAGHAYQHAAAYPWLTLRSRIVPVVGIGSNLGILLFIGGLALSSLVGNFGITIAWVGIILFSLTTVFTLITLPVEFDASNRAKKWAANTGVFTAEEQKGIATVLDAAALTYIAAALQSIATLLYYSSILSGGNRRRRY; encoded by the coding sequence ATGCAAACCTATTTCCTGTTCGTAATCATCCCCATGATCCTCGGACTCTGGGCGCAGTCCCGTATCCGCTCCGCCTACAGTAAATATTCCGCCGTCCCGACGCAGTACGGCATGAGCGGAGCGCAAGCCGCGCGCAAAATGCTGGATCAGGCGGGGCTCCAAAACGTTCAGATCGAGCGCGTCGAAGGAACCCTCACGGATCATTATGACCCGACGAAACGCGTTCTCAGGCTCAGCCAGGGCGTCTATGATTCCGCCAGCGTCGCTTCGGTCGGCGTCGCCTGCCATGAAGCGGGACACGCCTATCAGCATGCGGCTGCTTATCCATGGCTGACACTCCGGTCGCGGATCGTCCCAGTCGTCGGAATCGGCTCGAATCTGGGGATCCTGTTATTCATCGGCGGGCTCGCGCTTTCCTCTCTCGTCGGGAACTTCGGGATCACGATCGCCTGGGTCGGGATTATTCTTTTTTCGCTGACGACCGTCTTCACGCTGATCACGCTGCCGGTCGAATTTGACGCTTCGAACCGCGCGAAAAAATGGGCTGCGAATACCGGCGTCTTCACCGCAGAAGAACAGAAAGGCATTGCCACCGTCCTCGACGCAGCCGCGCTGACGTATATCGCCGCCGCGCTTCAATCGATCGCCACGCTCCTTTACTATTCCAGTATCCTGAGCGGCGGAAATCGCCGGCGAAGGTATTAA
- a CDS encoding 50S ribosomal protein L32, translated as MTPLPKRKVAAARRDRRRAHDFLTPSNLTVCSNCGEVRLPHTVCPNCGFYKGREVVKVNSDEKAA; from the coding sequence ATGACACCACTTCCAAAACGAAAAGTCGCGGCCGCGCGACGCGATCGACGCCGAGCGCATGATTTTCTGACGCCGAGTAATTTAACCGTTTGCAGCAATTGCGGTGAAGTCCGCTTGCCGCATACGGTGTGCCCGAATTGTGGATTTTACAAGGGCCGTGAAGTCGTCAAGGTCAATAGCGACGAAAAAGCCGCCTGA
- a CDS encoding GTPase HflX codes for MNESNLRTTNRPIERAFLVGVEIISEPQPLPVADSLEECALLAETAGLEVVGETAQKRQAPDPATYIGKGKLEEVRALAEERMADVVILDTELSPRHLREISKGLGNALRVIDRTALILDIFAQHAQTHEGRLQVELAQHEYRLPRLSHAWGHLERQGGGASGRSGSAGGVGLRGPGETQLEVDKREIRKRIAILKKQIGKVSEHRERYRGQRKRSRIPIVAIIGYTNAGKSTLLNALSDADVYVADQLFATLDPTTRRVRLPGGRYCLFTDTVGFIRKLPTQLIAAFRSTLEEIVEADLLIHLIDVSHDNAFEQFESVKETLKEIGADHIPALNVFNKADTLEDAAATRELLERTEPDAFLISAKSGVGLEELKRGIMEALYEKMIEVELFLPYQEGALIALFHDEGLVTMTESRTSGVVIAGSIPGRYFVRFQPYLAAEPAASSAA; via the coding sequence ATGAATGAATCGAATCTGCGTACAACCAATCGCCCGATCGAACGGGCGTTTCTCGTCGGCGTTGAAATTATCAGCGAACCCCAACCGCTCCCGGTCGCTGATTCGTTGGAAGAATGCGCGCTGTTAGCCGAAACGGCTGGGCTCGAAGTCGTCGGCGAAACTGCGCAGAAACGTCAAGCTCCGGATCCGGCAACCTACATCGGCAAAGGCAAATTAGAAGAGGTCAGGGCGCTCGCGGAGGAGCGTATGGCCGACGTCGTCATTCTCGATACCGAGCTTTCGCCAAGGCACCTGCGCGAAATCTCAAAGGGTCTGGGGAATGCGCTCCGCGTCATCGACCGGACCGCGCTGATTCTCGATATCTTCGCTCAACACGCGCAAACGCATGAAGGCAGGCTGCAAGTTGAACTGGCACAGCATGAATACCGCCTTCCGCGCTTGTCGCATGCATGGGGCCATCTCGAACGGCAGGGCGGCGGCGCGTCCGGGCGTTCCGGCTCCGCGGGCGGCGTTGGACTTCGCGGCCCCGGCGAAACGCAGCTTGAAGTCGATAAACGGGAAATCCGAAAACGGATTGCGATCCTCAAAAAACAGATCGGGAAAGTCTCGGAACATCGCGAACGATATCGCGGTCAGCGAAAACGATCGCGTATCCCGATCGTTGCGATTATTGGCTATACGAACGCCGGTAAATCAACCCTGCTCAACGCGCTCTCAGACGCCGACGTTTACGTCGCTGACCAGCTTTTCGCAACGCTCGACCCGACGACGCGCCGCGTCCGACTTCCAGGAGGACGCTACTGCCTGTTTACCGATACGGTCGGATTCATCCGCAAACTTCCGACCCAGCTCATCGCGGCGTTCCGTTCCACGCTCGAAGAAATCGTCGAAGCCGATCTCCTGATTCACCTGATCGACGTTTCGCATGACAACGCCTTCGAGCAGTTCGAAAGCGTTAAAGAGACGCTGAAAGAAATCGGCGCGGATCACATTCCAGCTCTGAACGTTTTCAACAAAGCGGACACGCTTGAAGACGCCGCCGCAACACGCGAACTGCTTGAAAGGACCGAGCCAGATGCGTTCCTGATTTCAGCGAAGTCTGGCGTCGGATTAGAAGAACTGAAAAGAGGAATCATGGAAGCGCTGTATGAGAAAATGATCGAGGTCGAGCTCTTCCTCCCATATCAGGAAGGCGCCCTGATCGCGCTTTTTCATGACGAAGGACTCGTAACGATGACTGAAAGCCGGACTTCCGGCGTGGTCATCGCGGGCTCAATTCCAGGACGCTATTTCGTCCGTTTTCAGCCCTATCTCGCCGCGGAACCTGCGGCTTCGTCCGCGGCGTAA